Proteins encoded together in one Lathamus discolor isolate bLatDis1 chromosome 3, bLatDis1.hap1, whole genome shotgun sequence window:
- the ACTL6A gene encoding actin-like protein 6A isoform X1, with product MEAPVFCFGLRFSSGRAEQFHEVGALVFDIGSYTVRAGYAGEDCPKVDFPTAIGVVLERDNGSTLMEIDGDKGKQGGPTYYIDTNALRVPRENMEAISPLKNGMIEDWDSFQAILDHTYKMHIKSEASLHPVLMSEAPWNTRAKREKLTELMFEHYNIPAFFLCKTAVLTAFANGRSTGLILDSGATHTTAIPVHDGYVLQQGIVKSPLAGDFITMQCRELFQEMNIEIIPPYMIASKEAVREGSPANWKRKEKLPQVTRSWHNYMCNCVIQDFQASVLQVSDSTYDEQVAAQMPTVHYEFPNGYNCDFGAERLKIPEGLFDPSNVKGLSGNTMLGVSHVVTTSVGMCDIDIRPGLYGSVIVAGGNTLIQSFTDRLNRELSQKTPPSMRLKLIANNTTVERRFSSWIGGSILASLGTFQQMWISKQEYEEGGKQCVERKCP from the exons ATGGAAGCCCCGGTATTTTGTTTCGGGCTTCGGTTTTCTTCAGGACGTGCGGAGCAGTTCC ATGAAGTTGGGGCTCTTGTATTTGACATTGGCTCGTACACAGTGAGAGCAGGCTATGCGGGTGAAGATTGTCCAAAG GTTGATTTTCCAACAGCCATTGGTGTGGTGCTAGAAAGGGACAATGGCAGTACTCTGATGGAGATAGATGGTGACAAAGGCAAACAAGGTGGCCCGACATACTACATAGACACCAATGCCCTGAGAGTTCCAAGGGAAAATATGGAGGCAATTTCACCTTTAAAAAATGGAATGA TTGAAGACTGGGATAGTTTCCAGGCAATTTTGGATCACACTTATAAGATGCATATTAAATCTGAAGCAAGTCTGCATCCTGTCCTTATGTCCGAAGCACCA tggAATACTAGAGCAAAGCGTGAAAAACTGACTGAATTGATGTTTGAGCACTACAACATCCCTGCTTTTTTCTTGTGTAAAACTGCTGTTCTAACAGC TTTTGCTAATGGGAGATCTACAGGTCTCATTTTGGATAGTGGAGCAACACACACCACTGCTATTCCAGTGCATGATGGATATGTACTTcagcaag GTATTGTGAAGTCACCACTTGCAGGAGACTTTATAACTATGCAATGCAGAGAATTGTTTCAGGAAATGAACATAGAGATAATTCCTCCATATATGATTGCTTCAAAG GAGGCAGTTCGTGAGGGGTCACCAGCAAattggaagagaaaagagaagttaCCCCAGGTCACTAGGTCTTGGCACAACTACATGTGTAAT TGTGTCATTCAGGACTTCCAGGCTTCCGTCCTCCAAGTATCAGATTCAACCTATGATGAACA GGTAGCAGCGCAGATGCCGACAGTTCATTATGAGTTCCCTAATGGCTATAACTGTGACTTTGGTGCTGAGCGTCTAAAAATCCCTGAGGGATTGTTTGACCCTTCTAATGTAAAG GGTTTATCTGGTAACACGATGTTGGGTGTGAGCCACGTTGTCACAACAAGTGTTGGAATGTGTGATATAGACATCAGGCCG GGCCTCTATGGCAGTGTGATTGTAGCGGGAGGAAACACTCTAATACAGAGTTTCACAGATAGATTGAACAGAGAGCTGTCCCAGAAAACTCCACCG AGCATGCGTCTGAAGTTGATAGCAAACAACACAACAGTGGAGCGAAGGTTCAGCTCATGGATTGGTGGTTCGATTTTGGCTTCTTTG gGTACTTTTCAACAGATGTGGATTTCTAAACAAGAATATGAAGAAGGAGGGAAACAGTGTGtagaaagaaaatgtccttAA
- the ACTL6A gene encoding actin-like protein 6A isoform X2: MSGGVYGGDEVGALVFDIGSYTVRAGYAGEDCPKVDFPTAIGVVLERDNGSTLMEIDGDKGKQGGPTYYIDTNALRVPRENMEAISPLKNGMIEDWDSFQAILDHTYKMHIKSEASLHPVLMSEAPWNTRAKREKLTELMFEHYNIPAFFLCKTAVLTAFANGRSTGLILDSGATHTTAIPVHDGYVLQQGIVKSPLAGDFITMQCRELFQEMNIEIIPPYMIASKEAVREGSPANWKRKEKLPQVTRSWHNYMCNCVIQDFQASVLQVSDSTYDEQVAAQMPTVHYEFPNGYNCDFGAERLKIPEGLFDPSNVKGLSGNTMLGVSHVVTTSVGMCDIDIRPGLYGSVIVAGGNTLIQSFTDRLNRELSQKTPPSMRLKLIANNTTVERRFSSWIGGSILASLGTFQQMWISKQEYEEGGKQCVERKCP, encoded by the exons ATGAGCGGCGGCGTGTACGGGGGAG ATGAAGTTGGGGCTCTTGTATTTGACATTGGCTCGTACACAGTGAGAGCAGGCTATGCGGGTGAAGATTGTCCAAAG GTTGATTTTCCAACAGCCATTGGTGTGGTGCTAGAAAGGGACAATGGCAGTACTCTGATGGAGATAGATGGTGACAAAGGCAAACAAGGTGGCCCGACATACTACATAGACACCAATGCCCTGAGAGTTCCAAGGGAAAATATGGAGGCAATTTCACCTTTAAAAAATGGAATGA TTGAAGACTGGGATAGTTTCCAGGCAATTTTGGATCACACTTATAAGATGCATATTAAATCTGAAGCAAGTCTGCATCCTGTCCTTATGTCCGAAGCACCA tggAATACTAGAGCAAAGCGTGAAAAACTGACTGAATTGATGTTTGAGCACTACAACATCCCTGCTTTTTTCTTGTGTAAAACTGCTGTTCTAACAGC TTTTGCTAATGGGAGATCTACAGGTCTCATTTTGGATAGTGGAGCAACACACACCACTGCTATTCCAGTGCATGATGGATATGTACTTcagcaag GTATTGTGAAGTCACCACTTGCAGGAGACTTTATAACTATGCAATGCAGAGAATTGTTTCAGGAAATGAACATAGAGATAATTCCTCCATATATGATTGCTTCAAAG GAGGCAGTTCGTGAGGGGTCACCAGCAAattggaagagaaaagagaagttaCCCCAGGTCACTAGGTCTTGGCACAACTACATGTGTAAT TGTGTCATTCAGGACTTCCAGGCTTCCGTCCTCCAAGTATCAGATTCAACCTATGATGAACA GGTAGCAGCGCAGATGCCGACAGTTCATTATGAGTTCCCTAATGGCTATAACTGTGACTTTGGTGCTGAGCGTCTAAAAATCCCTGAGGGATTGTTTGACCCTTCTAATGTAAAG GGTTTATCTGGTAACACGATGTTGGGTGTGAGCCACGTTGTCACAACAAGTGTTGGAATGTGTGATATAGACATCAGGCCG GGCCTCTATGGCAGTGTGATTGTAGCGGGAGGAAACACTCTAATACAGAGTTTCACAGATAGATTGAACAGAGAGCTGTCCCAGAAAACTCCACCG AGCATGCGTCTGAAGTTGATAGCAAACAACACAACAGTGGAGCGAAGGTTCAGCTCATGGATTGGTGGTTCGATTTTGGCTTCTTTG gGTACTTTTCAACAGATGTGGATTTCTAAACAAGAATATGAAGAAGGAGGGAAACAGTGTGtagaaagaaaatgtccttAA